In Spartinivicinus poritis, a genomic segment contains:
- a CDS encoding cytochrome b — translation MKGFMEWVDARFPATKMWEEHLSKYYAPKNFNFWYFFGSLALLVLVNQILTGIWLTMSYVPSSEQAFASVEYIMRDVEYGWLLRYLHSTGASAFFVVVYLHMFRGLLYGSYKAPRELVWIFGMTIYLCLMAEAFMGYLLPWGQMSYWGAQVIISLFGAIPVIGADLQQWIRGDFLISGITLNRFFALHVIALPIVILGLVVLHIIALHEVGSNNPDGIEIKKKKDANGIPLDGIPFHPYYTVKDIVGVVVFLFVFCIVVFFFPEMGGFFLEPPNFEPANSLKTPEHIAPVWYFTPFYAILRAVPDKLGGVIAMGAAIAVLFVLPWLDRSPVKSIRYKGILSKIALGLFAVSFVCLGYLGAKPATDLRTLWSQIWTVVYFLFFILMPWYTRAESTKPVPERVTG, via the coding sequence ATGAAAGGTTTCATGGAATGGGTGGATGCGCGTTTTCCTGCGACCAAAATGTGGGAAGAGCATCTTAGTAAATACTATGCACCTAAGAACTTTAACTTTTGGTACTTTTTCGGCTCACTCGCTTTATTAGTATTGGTTAATCAGATCCTGACGGGTATCTGGTTAACGATGAGTTATGTGCCTTCATCAGAGCAGGCGTTTGCTTCTGTTGAGTATATTATGCGTGATGTGGAGTATGGCTGGTTGCTTCGCTATTTACACTCTACTGGCGCATCAGCATTTTTTGTGGTGGTTTACCTGCATATGTTCAGAGGGTTGTTGTACGGCTCTTATAAGGCACCACGAGAGTTGGTTTGGATATTTGGGATGACCATTTATCTGTGCCTAATGGCTGAAGCTTTTATGGGGTATTTGCTGCCTTGGGGGCAAATGTCTTATTGGGGGGCTCAGGTAATCATCTCACTGTTTGGTGCCATTCCTGTTATTGGTGCTGATTTACAACAGTGGATTCGTGGTGATTTCTTAATTTCAGGCATTACGCTTAACCGTTTCTTTGCCTTGCATGTTATTGCCTTGCCAATTGTGATTCTGGGGCTGGTGGTACTGCATATTATTGCACTGCATGAAGTAGGATCTAATAACCCTGATGGTATTGAAATTAAGAAAAAGAAAGACGCCAATGGTATTCCATTAGATGGTATTCCTTTCCACCCATATTACACCGTTAAAGATATTGTCGGTGTGGTCGTGTTTTTGTTTGTTTTCTGTATTGTCGTATTCTTTTTCCCAGAAATGGGCGGCTTTTTCCTTGAGCCACCAAACTTTGAGCCAGCCAATAGTTTGAAAACACCTGAACATATTGCACCTGTCTGGTACTTTACACCATTCTATGCCATCTTGCGGGCAGTACCTGATAAGCTGGGTGGAGTCATTGCAATGGGAGCGGCAATTGCGGTGTTATTTGTATTGCCTTGGCTGGATCGTAGCCCAGTGAAGTCAATTCGTTACAAAGGCATACTTAGTAAAATTGCTCTTGGCTTGTTTGCTGTTAGCTTTGTTTGCTTGGGTTATCTGGGGGCAAAACCTGCCACAGATCTTCGAACCCTTTGGTCGCAAATATGGACTGTGGTTTACTTCTTGTTCTTTATTCTGATGCCTTGGTATACCCGGGCGGAAAGTACTAAACCAGTTCCAGAAAGGGTGACAGGGTAA
- a CDS encoding cytochrome c1, with the protein MKKLLVAFLMLLPVASWAAGGSGFDVDGYAQKNGFKVDLTDKAALQQGLSTYMNYCMGCHSTKYQRYERVADDLGIPHELMMENVVFNDVKIGNLMENAMRPEEAKKWFGAAPPDLTLVARVRGPNWLYAYLRTFYEDKSRPWGVNNKVFPDVAMPHVLLELQGLQHDSCYGQQSHEVDTQTGKPLCELTLKSDIKHEQTPEEYDQTVRNLVSFLAYAGEPARLDRERIGTYVLLFLAVFFVFAYLLKREFWKDVH; encoded by the coding sequence ATGAAAAAACTATTAGTAGCTTTTTTAATGTTATTGCCAGTTGCTAGCTGGGCAGCTGGAGGCTCAGGCTTCGATGTGGATGGCTATGCACAGAAGAATGGGTTTAAAGTCGATTTAACGGACAAGGCCGCGCTACAACAGGGCTTAAGTACCTACATGAATTATTGTATGGGGTGTCATAGCACAAAGTATCAGCGTTATGAGCGAGTGGCTGATGACCTGGGTATTCCCCATGAGTTGATGATGGAAAATGTGGTATTTAATGACGTTAAAATCGGTAATCTAATGGAAAATGCCATGCGACCTGAAGAGGCTAAGAAATGGTTTGGTGCAGCACCACCAGACCTTACTTTGGTCGCTAGGGTTAGAGGGCCTAACTGGCTATACGCCTACTTAAGAACTTTCTATGAGGATAAGTCTCGTCCATGGGGAGTCAACAACAAGGTGTTTCCAGATGTGGCAATGCCTCATGTATTACTTGAGCTGCAAGGTCTACAGCATGACAGCTGCTATGGCCAGCAGTCTCACGAAGTAGATACTCAAACAGGCAAGCCTTTATGTGAGTTAACCCTTAAATCTGACATAAAGCATGAGCAAACACCTGAAGAGTATGACCAAACAGTGAGAAACTTGGTTAGTTTCTTAGCCTATGCTGGTGAGCCTGCCCGCCTTGATAGAGAGCGGATTGGCACTTATGTGTTGCTATTTCTTGCTGTGTTTTTTGTCTTTGCTTATCTATTGAAACGTGAATTTTGGAAAGACGTTCATTAG
- a CDS encoding glutathione S-transferase N-terminal domain-containing protein codes for MGVVAKRSSMTFFSDPLDHYCHRVRIVLAEKGVAVDIQDVDPDNKPAELADLNPYNSLPTLLDRDLVLYEPNVMMEYLDERFPHPPLLPVYPVARAQSRLYVYRIQKDWCALVDLIQNPKTKETAANRARKELKESLTSTAAIFTEKPFFMSEEFTLVDCSVAPILWRLQVLGIELPKQAEPLLKYAERLFAREAFKESLSEAEKEMRSL; via the coding sequence ATGGGCGTGGTTGCCAAACGTTCCTCAATGACTTTTTTTTCTGACCCTTTAGATCACTATTGCCATCGAGTAAGAATTGTTCTGGCAGAAAAGGGAGTAGCTGTTGATATTCAGGATGTTGATCCAGACAATAAACCGGCAGAGCTGGCTGACCTAAATCCTTATAACAGCTTGCCGACTTTGCTTGATCGTGATTTGGTGCTTTATGAACCCAATGTCATGATGGAATATTTAGATGAACGCTTTCCGCACCCGCCATTATTGCCAGTATACCCAGTGGCCCGTGCGCAAAGTCGACTCTATGTTTATCGAATTCAAAAAGACTGGTGTGCTTTAGTAGACCTGATCCAAAATCCAAAAACCAAGGAAACGGCTGCAAATCGTGCACGTAAAGAGCTAAAGGAAAGTTTAACCAGTACTGCAGCTATTTTTACTGAAAAACCTTTCTTTATGAGTGAAGAGTTTACTTTGGTGGACTGTAGTGTCGCACCTATTTTATGGCGGCTACAGGTGTTGGGTATTGAACTACCAAAGCAGGCAGAACCGTTACTAAAGTACGCGGAACGGTTGTTTGCCAGAGAGGCATTCAAGGAAAGTCTGTCTGAAGCAGAAAAAGAAATGCGAAGCCTCTAA
- a CDS encoding ClpXP protease specificity-enhancing factor, producing MSMSSSRPYIIRALYEWIVDNNCTPYILVNAEVETVEVPQEYVKDGQIVLNISPTAVRDLLIGNDAIDFNGRFGGIARHLHVPTYAVMAIYARENGQGMVFDSEEAPEPTPDPAPTSPEPTAKPGKPSGRPSLKVVK from the coding sequence ATGTCGATGAGTAGTAGTCGACCTTATATTATTAGAGCACTGTATGAATGGATTGTTGATAACAACTGTACACCTTACATCTTAGTGAATGCTGAGGTGGAGACAGTTGAAGTGCCTCAGGAATATGTTAAAGATGGCCAAATTGTTCTTAATATTTCTCCAACGGCAGTGCGTGATTTGCTTATTGGTAATGATGCCATTGACTTTAATGGCCGATTTGGTGGAATTGCCAGGCACTTACATGTACCCACTTATGCAGTAATGGCTATTTATGCCAGAGAAAATGGTCAAGGGATGGTATTTGATTCTGAAGAGGCTCCAGAGCCAACACCTGATCCAGCTCCTACTTCACCAGAGCCAACAGCTAAGCCAGGAAAACCATCAGGACGACCCAGCTTGAAGGTTGTTAAATAG
- a CDS encoding BON domain-containing protein: MRASHVICLISLLVFINGCTPILTATHEGPITQNQGKRTLGSIVDDETIETLAQVNLEKVNPEFKNNHVVVTSFNGVVLLTGQVANEALKNQAGQEVRKLQKVKQVYNELEVSSPISYLARSNDSWLTSKIKTKMLANEKVPASRVKVVTENGVVFLMGLVTQQEANEAVNVVRTSYGVQKIVKVFEYIDQG; encoded by the coding sequence ATGAGAGCAAGCCATGTTATCTGTTTAATCAGCCTCCTGGTCTTCATAAATGGCTGTACTCCAATATTAACAGCCACCCATGAAGGTCCAATCACTCAAAACCAAGGTAAACGTACTCTAGGCAGTATTGTTGATGATGAAACAATCGAAACCCTAGCCCAAGTCAACCTGGAAAAAGTAAACCCTGAATTTAAAAACAACCATGTTGTAGTTACCAGCTTTAATGGTGTCGTTTTATTAACTGGACAAGTAGCAAATGAAGCTCTGAAAAATCAAGCAGGACAAGAAGTCAGAAAGCTGCAAAAAGTAAAACAAGTATACAACGAGTTAGAGGTATCCAGCCCCATTTCCTATCTTGCACGTAGTAATGACAGCTGGCTCACCTCAAAAATCAAAACCAAAATGCTAGCGAATGAAAAAGTCCCGGCTTCAAGAGTTAAAGTGGTCACCGAAAATGGCGTAGTATTTTTAATGGGGCTAGTCACTCAGCAAGAAGCGAATGAAGCGGTGAATGTAGTACGTACATCTTACGGCGTACAAAAAATCGTCAAGGTTTTTGAGTATATTGATCAAGGGTAA
- a CDS encoding phosphoheptose isomerase, with the protein MEIIDHITNHFSENIDVTIKCAESLPPLIAHASELLVNTLLHDGKIIACGNGGSAAEAQYFVANLLNRFERERPSLPALALTADTVTLTAVASDYSYNEVFSKQVRALGQPGDILLALSANGYSANVVQAIQAAHDREMIVIALTGKEGGDMAALLHGDDFEIRIPSQSTARVHELHRFVIHCLCDLIDEHLFGGSL; encoded by the coding sequence ATGGAAATAATTGATCACATTACCAATCATTTTTCGGAGAATATTGATGTCACTATTAAGTGCGCAGAATCACTCCCACCACTCATTGCCCACGCCAGTGAGCTGTTAGTTAACACCTTACTTCACGATGGTAAAATTATTGCCTGCGGCAATGGTGGCTCAGCAGCAGAAGCACAATATTTTGTTGCTAATTTACTTAATCGCTTTGAGCGAGAAAGACCCTCTTTACCAGCTCTCGCCCTAACAGCTGACACCGTCACGTTGACTGCTGTTGCCAGTGACTACAGTTATAATGAGGTATTCTCGAAACAGGTCAGAGCACTTGGCCAGCCAGGTGATATTTTACTCGCCCTATCTGCCAATGGTTACTCAGCAAATGTTGTACAGGCAATTCAAGCCGCCCATGACCGAGAAATGATAGTTATTGCTTTAACTGGAAAAGAAGGAGGCGATATGGCAGCCTTACTCCATGGTGATGACTTTGAAATTCGTATTCCATCACAATCGACAGCAAGAGTTCACGAACTACACCGCTTTGTTATTCACTGTTTATGCGACTTAATTGATGAGCATTTATTTGGAGGAAGCTTATGA
- a CDS encoding YraN family protein, producing the protein MASGKSKPTETGLRYQHIAQRHLEAQGLKTIQCNFRCKVGELDLIMKDGSSVVFVEVRFRKNQAYGSPASTVTPHKQHKIIKAAQYYLMMKKLNVPCRFDVVSITQDSQQQPHIDWIPNAFLADS; encoded by the coding sequence ATGGCTTCGGGCAAGAGTAAGCCCACTGAAACGGGCCTGCGCTATCAACACATAGCGCAGCGCCATCTAGAAGCCCAAGGGTTAAAAACCATTCAATGCAACTTCCGCTGTAAGGTCGGAGAACTTGATTTAATCATGAAAGACGGCAGCAGTGTGGTATTTGTCGAGGTTCGTTTTCGCAAGAATCAGGCCTATGGCTCTCCTGCTAGTACAGTTACCCCACATAAGCAGCATAAAATCATTAAAGCAGCCCAGTATTATTTAATGATGAAAAAGCTAAACGTACCTTGCCGATTTGACGTGGTTTCAATAACGCAAGATAGCCAGCAACAACCCCATATCGACTGGATTCCTAATGCATTTTTAGCTGATAGTTAA
- a CDS encoding penicillin-binding protein activator translates to MKQTARNLISFALASTLIVGCGGIKQVRTHGGGVAPLPAQNLAEVQRLLAEAEAAPSPQKEALKISAANLLLQTNTTDSSQEAASIVNGLNPQGLPLNSQAEYALVKAQLALSNNNTGKAFEWVDSPNVINATNPKLTKQSYQVRAQAYERNKEYRAALDEWLLALPLLNSDEKHIAHKAIWRNLLNLDPNTLSHLASQTGDQETQGWVSLAAIVKKPEDIDQQIQAFQQWQQQWPNHPANQQIPEAMRTLEQIAAHRPNKIALLLPMTGSLGYAGKAIRDGFLAAYYHALQNGHVVPEIKVINTSKHSSIDQAVSEATAQGAEMIVGPLKKSRVKQLQQLSPTIPTLTLNYGDREASAPANFYQFGLAAEDEAKQAAQQAWHDGFRAPVILAPKSSWGNRVVTAFANEWQSLGGTIRGEGRFGGSSDYNGVIGSLLSPRASTLRAHEVEQVIGKQIRHNPNRRGDVDMVFLAANAKQGRQVKPTLAYHYGGDLPVYATGTIFTGNPNPAKDSDLDGIMFPSMPWLSDHFDDPLKSKIIDTWDRSNTLYGPLFALGIDAYRLYPRLPQLKTAEGTRLFGASGSLTLNPYQQVERTQPWFFFKGGKPQPMPVNAYQQENNPSAVHYGFGQE, encoded by the coding sequence ATGAAGCAAACAGCCCGTAATCTTATCAGTTTCGCTCTTGCCTCCACCCTTATTGTAGGATGTGGCGGCATCAAACAAGTTCGCACTCATGGTGGTGGAGTTGCCCCATTACCGGCACAAAACCTGGCTGAAGTCCAGCGGTTACTTGCCGAAGCTGAAGCAGCCCCATCTCCGCAAAAAGAGGCATTAAAAATTTCTGCAGCTAATTTACTTCTGCAAACCAATACGACAGATAGTTCTCAGGAAGCAGCAAGCATTGTTAACGGTTTAAACCCTCAAGGGTTACCACTTAACTCCCAGGCAGAATATGCGTTAGTTAAAGCACAACTAGCGCTGTCCAATAATAATACTGGCAAAGCCTTTGAGTGGGTGGATAGTCCTAATGTCATTAATGCCACCAACCCCAAACTTACCAAACAGTCATATCAGGTTCGTGCTCAAGCATACGAACGCAATAAAGAGTATCGCGCCGCATTAGATGAATGGCTATTAGCGCTTCCGCTATTAAACTCAGATGAAAAACATATTGCCCATAAAGCAATATGGAGAAACCTTCTCAACCTGGACCCTAACACCCTGAGTCACTTGGCTAGCCAAACAGGCGACCAAGAAACCCAGGGCTGGGTCAGTCTGGCAGCTATTGTTAAAAAGCCAGAAGATATTGATCAGCAGATTCAAGCATTTCAGCAGTGGCAGCAACAGTGGCCTAATCACCCAGCAAATCAACAAATTCCTGAAGCCATGCGTACCCTAGAACAAATTGCGGCACACCGGCCAAACAAGATTGCTTTGCTGTTACCCATGACAGGTTCATTAGGCTACGCAGGCAAAGCGATTCGCGATGGCTTTTTAGCTGCTTATTATCATGCCTTACAAAATGGCCATGTAGTACCAGAAATTAAGGTGATTAATACTAGCAAGCATTCGTCAATTGATCAGGCCGTTTCCGAGGCAACCGCCCAAGGAGCTGAGATGATTGTCGGCCCGCTGAAGAAATCACGGGTTAAGCAACTACAACAACTGTCACCAACCATTCCCACCTTAACGTTAAACTATGGTGATCGAGAAGCTAGCGCCCCTGCAAACTTCTACCAGTTTGGTTTAGCGGCAGAAGATGAAGCCAAGCAAGCTGCACAACAAGCCTGGCACGATGGCTTTCGCGCCCCTGTAATTCTTGCTCCCAAGTCAAGCTGGGGGAATCGTGTGGTGACAGCATTTGCTAACGAGTGGCAATCCTTAGGAGGCACTATTCGTGGCGAAGGACGATTTGGTGGCAGTAGTGACTACAATGGCGTCATTGGTTCTTTGCTTAGTCCTCGTGCCAGCACGTTGAGAGCCCATGAAGTGGAACAAGTGATTGGCAAGCAAATTCGCCACAACCCTAACCGTCGTGGCGATGTCGATATGGTGTTTTTAGCTGCAAACGCCAAGCAAGGCCGACAAGTGAAGCCTACCCTTGCTTATCATTATGGCGGTGATCTACCTGTTTACGCCACTGGCACTATTTTTACTGGAAACCCCAACCCCGCAAAAGACAGTGATTTAGATGGGATTATGTTCCCTTCTATGCCCTGGTTAAGCGACCACTTTGATGACCCATTAAAGTCAAAAATTATTGATACTTGGGATCGCTCAAATACTCTTTATGGGCCTTTATTTGCCCTGGGGATTGACGCCTATCGACTCTACCCTAGACTGCCTCAGCTAAAAACAGCTGAAGGTACTCGCTTATTTGGCGCATCTGGGTCACTGACATTAAACCCTTATCAACAAGTAGAGCGAACTCAACCTTGGTTTTTCTTCAAAGGCGGTAAGCCTCAACCAATGCCTGTTAACGCCTATCAACAAGAAAACAACCCTTCTGCTGTACATTATGGCTTCGGGCAAGAGTAA
- the rsmI gene encoding 16S rRNA (cytidine(1402)-2'-O)-methyltransferase → MSSESVEQRAERQGVLYVVATPIGNMEDMTPRAVKVLQSVDLIAAEDTRHSGQLLKHFVIRTPLVSYHDHNEYARTQQLIDKLQQGQQVALISDAGTPLVSDPGYQLVKAAQDQSIKVVPVPGVSAMIAALSAAGLPSDRFWFEGFLPYKQQARQQRLEELLKYPATVVCYESCHRIVACVEDLVTLIDHHRQITIAREITKTFETIKKGNCTELLAWLKADPNQQRGEFVVLIEGGAKAKSEELPEDVIKVLDILLAELSVKQASQLAAKITGYKKKQLYELALARKQG, encoded by the coding sequence ATGAGCAGTGAATCTGTTGAACAACGTGCTGAACGCCAGGGAGTCTTATACGTCGTAGCGACGCCTATTGGTAATATGGAGGATATGACCCCTAGAGCTGTTAAAGTATTACAGTCAGTTGACTTGATTGCTGCTGAGGATACTCGCCACAGTGGGCAGCTACTGAAGCACTTTGTTATTCGTACACCACTGGTTTCCTACCATGATCATAATGAGTATGCACGTACCCAGCAGCTTATTGATAAATTACAGCAGGGGCAGCAGGTGGCGTTGATTTCTGATGCAGGGACACCGCTGGTGTCAGACCCTGGTTATCAATTAGTGAAAGCAGCGCAAGATCAGTCAATTAAAGTTGTGCCGGTACCTGGTGTCAGTGCAATGATTGCAGCATTGAGTGCAGCAGGCTTGCCATCGGACCGATTTTGGTTTGAAGGCTTTTTACCTTATAAACAACAAGCTAGGCAGCAACGATTGGAAGAGTTGCTAAAGTATCCGGCAACAGTGGTTTGTTATGAGTCCTGTCATCGGATTGTCGCTTGTGTTGAAGACCTGGTGACGCTGATTGACCACCATCGACAAATAACGATTGCCCGAGAGATCACCAAGACCTTCGAAACTATTAAAAAGGGCAATTGCACAGAGCTTTTGGCGTGGTTAAAGGCTGACCCAAACCAGCAACGAGGTGAATTTGTCGTATTAATTGAAGGTGGTGCCAAAGCTAAGTCTGAAGAGCTGCCTGAAGATGTCATAAAAGTACTGGATATTTTGCTAGCTGAATTATCCGTTAAGCAAGCCAGCCAATTGGCGGCAAAAATTACTGGCTATAAAAAGAAACAGCTCTATGAGCTTGCACTAGCCCGGAAACAGGGGTAG
- the mraZ gene encoding division/cell wall cluster transcriptional repressor MraZ has product MFRGVSSINMDAKGRLAIPTKHRDKLLSRCDGQLVATIDTEEPCLLIYPIDEWESIQAKIEALPSFNPVARRIQRLLIGHATDLEIDGSGRVLIPPLLRDYAGLEKKTILLGQGKKFELWSEQQWTERRDQYLAEASGGDSLPVELESLSL; this is encoded by the coding sequence TTGTTTCGTGGTGTCAGCTCGATCAATATGGATGCCAAAGGGCGTCTGGCTATACCAACTAAGCACCGAGACAAGCTATTAAGTCGGTGTGATGGCCAGTTGGTGGCCACTATTGACACTGAAGAACCCTGTTTATTGATTTACCCCATTGATGAGTGGGAAAGCATTCAAGCCAAAATTGAAGCGCTTCCCAGCTTTAACCCGGTGGCCAGGCGAATTCAACGCTTGCTTATCGGACATGCAACCGACCTGGAAATAGATGGTAGTGGCCGAGTGCTGATTCCCCCTTTATTACGGGATTACGCCGGTTTGGAAAAGAAAACCATTTTATTAGGCCAGGGTAAGAAGTTTGAACTTTGGAGTGAGCAGCAGTGGACTGAGCGGCGTGACCAGTACCTGGCAGAGGCCAGTGGTGGTGACAGCCTACCAGTGGAGCTTGAATCACTCTCCTTATAG
- the rsmH gene encoding 16S rRNA (cytosine(1402)-N(4))-methyltransferase RsmH — protein MTAMYQHQTVLLDEAVEALVVDPAGNYIDGTFGRGGHSRQILSQLSSEGRLLGIDKDPDAIAVAEQIANEDKRFQIGHGSFAELAKFVSEWHSPPAVSGVLLDLGVSSPQLDNPERGFSFLQEGPLDMRMNPVAGMSAADWIATAEEKAIADVLWTYGEERFSRRMAKAIITARQQERITTTTQLAKIIAEANPAWEKHKHPATRAFQAIRIYINNELGDLEIALDAALDVLRPGGRLVVISFHSLEDRIVKRFIKKHVKGDELPAGLPVTADQLNQRLKAIGKAIKPSEQEVDGNVRSRSSIMRVAEKLK, from the coding sequence ATGACAGCGATGTATCAGCATCAGACCGTATTGCTGGATGAGGCAGTTGAAGCCTTAGTGGTAGATCCAGCGGGAAATTATATCGATGGTACTTTTGGCCGGGGTGGGCATAGCCGGCAAATTCTTAGCCAACTATCTAGTGAAGGGCGTTTATTAGGCATTGATAAAGACCCAGACGCCATTGCGGTAGCTGAGCAAATAGCCAATGAAGATAAGCGCTTTCAGATTGGGCATGGTTCTTTTGCCGAGCTTGCTAAGTTTGTCAGTGAATGGCATAGCCCGCCTGCTGTTTCGGGGGTGTTACTTGATTTAGGCGTATCATCACCTCAGTTGGATAACCCAGAGCGAGGCTTTAGCTTCTTGCAAGAAGGGCCACTGGATATGCGGATGAATCCAGTGGCAGGAATGTCAGCAGCAGACTGGATTGCAACAGCAGAAGAGAAAGCCATTGCTGATGTGCTCTGGACTTATGGTGAGGAGCGGTTTTCTCGCAGGATGGCAAAGGCCATTATTACAGCGCGTCAGCAGGAACGGATCACGACAACCACTCAGCTGGCAAAAATTATTGCGGAGGCTAACCCTGCCTGGGAAAAGCATAAGCACCCAGCAACACGGGCATTTCAGGCGATTAGGATTTATATCAATAATGAGCTGGGTGATCTTGAAATCGCCTTGGATGCTGCGTTGGACGTGCTGAGGCCAGGTGGTCGACTGGTGGTGATTAGCTTTCATTCGTTGGAAGACCGTATTGTCAAACGCTTCATTAAAAAGCATGTAAAAGGTGACGAGTTACCAGCAGGGTTACCAGTGACTGCGGATCAGCTAAACCAGCGACTAAAGGCAATAGGCAAAGCAATTAAGCCAAGCGAGCAAGAGGTGGATGGTAATGTGCGCTCCCGTAGTTCCATTATGCGGGTGGCAGAGAAACTTAAGTAA
- the ftsL gene encoding cell division protein FtsL — MQLTVSKPVVGLTLLFLLVVISALAVVYVSHLNRQQFNLLQAELTLQSEAQVKWGQLLLQHSTLTTPSRLDKIATGKLAMHIPSSEEMVIVKP; from the coding sequence ATGCAGTTAACTGTTTCAAAGCCAGTAGTCGGATTAACCCTGTTATTTCTGTTGGTAGTGATATCAGCGCTGGCAGTGGTGTATGTCTCTCACTTAAATCGACAACAGTTTAACTTGCTGCAGGCGGAGCTGACACTGCAGTCTGAAGCACAAGTGAAGTGGGGGCAGCTGTTATTACAGCATAGTACTCTCACTACCCCTAGTCGGCTGGACAAAATTGCCACAGGCAAGCTTGCCATGCATATTCCATCAAGCGAGGAAATGGTGATCGTTAAACCATGA